Proteins encoded by one window of Acidobacteriota bacterium:
- a CDS encoding OsmC family protein — protein MQRKASAQWRGGLKDGKGTVSTASGALKSTPYSFSTRFEDQPGTNPEELIAAAHAGCFSMALSGQLGGAGMTAESIDTSATLTMEKLDAGWTVTKIHLDVTAKIPNADKAKFDEAASKAKAGCPISRLLKAEITMDAKLG, from the coding sequence ATGCAAAGGAAAGCAAGCGCGCAGTGGCGTGGCGGGCTGAAAGACGGCAAAGGCACGGTATCGACCGCGAGTGGGGCGCTGAAGAGCACGCCGTACTCGTTCAGCACGCGTTTTGAAGACCAGCCGGGCACCAATCCGGAAGAACTGATCGCGGCGGCGCACGCGGGATGCTTCTCCATGGCGCTCTCTGGACAGTTGGGCGGCGCGGGGATGACCGCCGAGTCCATCGACACCAGCGCCACGTTGACGATGGAAAAACTCGATGCCGGGTGGACGGTGACCAAGATCCACCTCGACGTGACCGCGAAGATCCCCAACGCGGACAAAGCGAAGTTCGACGAGGCAGCGAGCAAGGCCAAAGCCGGCTGCCCGATCTCGCGGCTGCTCAAAGCGGAGATCACCATGGACGCAAAACTTGGCTGA